In one Drosophila pseudoobscura strain MV-25-SWS-2005 chromosome X, UCI_Dpse_MV25, whole genome shotgun sequence genomic region, the following are encoded:
- the Spc105R gene encoding uncharacterized protein Spc105R isoform X8 codes for MDKKNRRSSLRRQPPTKEDDQTATSTMQNSMLKRRISFSGKKSVRVFVNTEEPHYWENSYELSDCTNGEDNSKEQAPKTGPSRQAPTADKENVHIDMTLNLRTSIDVPMFPCETNRDPPNCSVPRESLFAESFSLSSIGREKLKDKLYSHRITDKTIDLMQITSKVGDDCSLDLSTLKKEHMKGQPTTFVSDSLMDITPLGFVDPVAASVPVPVEKDNDNPVQKSFKEVEECRKDSQRQGDISFDCDINDFSARDRMPSNGSSDTDSNNSTINYLGDESALIPFDMISGNNISKKLNFRQLNDDLEAGKIKVFANGPRTPTTDPRAKQKKFWHGLDEDLDQDQQHKDINIRSIKPRGPLNFSVNMTMSPLAQATPVARVAPLPREKLKIPDDKRKYRLSQADEVMLDNTNFLAHAKLGDETQSRNSSKIFTRRETTYESLELDVGLPNRSSSCSQNFPPSTMQEAASKHSKPRQTIHLPAKMEQDVFQVEQAATAIPPGRSSSSSARRTLNLNESMDQDIVEEKAIVTQSEVNVTHKGAKSKRRETLLMEESMEEDIISPLKELHLKASAPPKEKEKSKTRQTLHLAKPLEEDEALPRNAATTVAIGKDSKHLAEAVQERLPMGNHRYKARQTILQAEPIEEDFTGTGATRKDYEHLPEARYKARQTILQAEPIEEDVTAPGATRKDYEHLPEAVQKHLPMANHRYKARQTILQAESIEEDVTAPGATRKDYEHLPEARYKARQTILQAEPIEEDVTAPGATRKDYEHLPEAVQKHLPMANHRYKARQTILQAEPIEEDVTAPGATRKDYEHLPEAIQKHLPTGNHRYKARQTILQAEPIEEDVTAPEATRKDYEHLPEAVQKHLPTGNHRYKARQTILQAEPVEEDVTRKDYEHLPEAIKEHLPTGNHRYKCRQTILQAEPIEEDVTPRKDCEHLPEKKDYKHLAEPVQAHHVSDSRYRSSKSRQALLMAEAIEENHSTAYHSLEPKISQEVRENSVAFEPINTLPLSELIEESKAAIRTSKARQTLPLAAPMEVEGEEPPTEPPLEESTKVAPSRGSRAQQTLIMSESMEEQEEEVDFHSPIQSIRTHPELLPITPMLRLNGSGSVCSMDEFELFEEESKQAATPRGPFQKASVLLRKIHSMGESMKMSFEEDTSGCGTPIRHSGNAKRLSDHLTPNLPEAKKRNTHLFADSKTEQEMEMEMDMSVSIKEVTTAVDKNCDLILRPQRPVLEQRPVTISDVSAYFQAQPCKVKKKPAESKTEKEDEEKRDTCPRYSGSSTDRSFKSYEPTNKRFINLSGDTNSSTALMGTISVDEMETSHIDKVRLSLVSTLADEPDTDEEAPVEGAAALAKQPQPEPESCQEQQASSRVVAAGSSASCRKCMNCRRSLNETRLSNDSFVLPSQPQWDLTREIEMLRRVRARPNLDDVHKYWEMKEQERQTIALEKELDNSRDASDEEEFSEWDVNEVMAGYNRKMERFKRNLADNPDILQQALVRFEPVETFFDRLAGLLTEQQPNWIFDYQLKISRKLIFTHRLLTTFRLIVDYETVDDLETAIRVCALNVEQATLILPLQSWTAFEHLLDFQLQLKLPVSHTDSIEGSSVEAFAQFLQRTDTICVDVLRTFHKLLKVLTTTKASLLRQGNQMVIKKTVRRRIEMDTRTAIEKTDFVIEVANVEGISFRDILHPRIHLFNENIQYLPVGVAFLEEFLDHPEQYLKT; via the exons ATGGATAAAAAAAATCGGAGAAGTTCG CTGCGGCGGCAACCGCCAACCAAAGAAGACGATCAGACAGCGACATCTACAATGCAGAATTCCATGCTAAAGCGTCGTATCAGCTTTAGTGGCAAGAAGTCCGTGAG GGTGTTCGTGAATACAGAGGAGCCTCACTATTGGGAAAACTCCTACGAATTATCGGATTGCACCAATGGCGAAGACAACAGCAAAGAGCAGGCACCAAAAACCGGCCCCAGCCGGCAAGCGCCGACAGCGGACAAGGAGAATGTGCATATTGATATGACGTTGAATCTGAGGACGAGCATCGATGTGCCCATGTTTCCATGCGAAACGAATCGTGATCCCCCCAATTGTTCGGTGCCCCGCGAGTCGCTATTTGCCGAGagcttctctctctcctcgaTTGGACGGGAAAAGCTAAAGGACAAGCTGTACAGCCATCGAATTACGGACAAGACCATAGATCTGATGCAGATCACATCCAAAGTTGGCGACGACTGCTCGTTGGATTTGTCCACGCTTAAAAAGGAACATATGAAAGGACAACCAACGACATTTGTGAGTGATTCCTTAATGGACATCACGCCACTGGGATTCGTCGATCCAGTTGCTGCTTCTGTCCCCGTTCCAGTAGAAAAGGATAATGATAATCCTGTACAGAAATCGTTTAAGGAGGTGGAAGAGTGCCGAAAGGACAGCCAGAGGCAGGGAGATATATCCTTTGACTGTGACATTAATG ATTTCAGTGCCAGAGACCGAATGCCGTCGAATGGTTCCTCCGATACAGACTCCAACAATAGCACCATCAACTATCTGGGAGACGAGTCTGCTCTCATTCCATTCGACATGATTTCTGGGAATAACATCAGCAAGAAGCTGAACTTTCGTCAGCTGAACGATGACCTGGAAGCGGGAAAGATTAAGGTATTTGCGAACGGCCCCAGGACCCCGACCACCGATCCCAGGGCCAAACAGAAGAAGTTCTGGCATGGACTGGATGAGGATCTTGATCAGGACCAGCAACATAAGGACATCAACATAAGGAGCATTAAGCCGCGTGGCCCTTTAAATTTCAGTGTGAATATGACTATGTCCCCCTTGGCACAAGCAACGCCAGTGGCAAGGGTAGCGCCATTGCCGAGGGAAAAGCTGAAGATACCGGATGACAAGCGCAAGTATCGACTCTCGCAGGCGGATGAGGTGATGCTAGACAACACGAACTTCCTGGCACATGCCAAATTGGGTGATGAGACCCAATCCCGAAATAGTTCCAAGATCTTCACGAGGAGAGAGACAACATATGAGAGCTTGGAGCTCGATGTGGGACTGCccaacaggagcagcagctgcagccagaACTTCCCTCCATCCACTATGCAGGAGGCAGCATCGAAGCACTCCAAGCCCAGACAGACCATTCATCTGCCTGCGAAAATGGAGCAGGATGTGTTTCAGGTGGAACAAGCTGCTACCGCCATCCCTCCAGggcgctcctcctcctcctctgccagACGTACCTTGAACCTGAACGAGTCCATGGACCAAGACATTGTCGAAGAGAAAGCCATAGTCACCCAATCAGAGGTTAACGTCACGCACAAAGGCGCCAAATCGAAACGTAGAGAGACTTTGCTCATGGAGGAAAGCATGGAAGAGGATATTATAAGTCCCCTCAAGGAGCTGCATCTCAAGGCAAGTGCTCCTCCCAAGGAAAAGGAGAAATCTAAGACCCGTCAAACTCTCCACTTGGCGAAACCGTTGGAGGAAGACGAAGCCCTCCCTCGGAATGCTGCAACCACTGTGGCCATAGGGAAAGATAGTAAGCACCTGGCTGAAGCCGTTCAGGAGCGTCTACCAATGGGTAATCATAGATACAAAGCTAGGCAGACTATTCTTCAGGCGGAGCCAATAGAGGAAGATTTCACTGGCACTGGGGCCACAAGGAAAGATTATGAGCACCTGCCCGAAGCAAGATACAAAGCTAGGCAGACTATTCTTCAGGCGGAGCCAATAGAGGAGGATGTCACTGCCCCTGGAGCCACAAGGAAAG ATTATGAGCACCTGCCCGAAGCGGTTCAGAAGCATCTACCAATGGCAAATCATAGATACAAAGCTCGGCAGACTATTCTTCAG GCGGAGTCAATAGAGGAGGATGTCACTGCCCCTGGAGCCACAAGGAAAGATTATGAGCACCTGCCCGAAGCAAGATACAAAGCTAGGCAGACTATTCTTCAGGCGGAGCCAATAGAGGAGGATGTCACTGCCCCTGGAGCCACAAGGAAAGATTATGAGCACCTGCCCGAAGCGGTTCAGAAGCATCTACCAATGGCAAATCATAGATACAAAGCTCGGCAGACTATTCTTCAGGCGGAGCCAATAGAG GAGGATGTCACTGCCCCTGGAGCCACAAGGAAAGATTATGAGCACCTGCCCGAAGCGATTCAGAAGCATCTACCAACGGGAAATCATAGATACAAAGCTCGGCAGACTATTCTTCAGGCGGAGCCAATAGAGGAGGATGTCACTGCCCCTGAAGCCACAAGGAAAGATTATGAGCACCTGCCCGAAGCGGTTCAGAAGCATCTACCAACGGGAAATCATAGATACAAAGCTCGGCAGACTATTCTTCAGGCGGAACCAGTAGAGGAAGATGTCACAAGGAAAGATTATGAGCACCTGCCCGAAGCAATTAAGGAGCATCTACCAACGGGAAATCATAGATACAAATGTCGGCAGACTATTCTGCAGGCGGAGCCAATAGAGGAGGATGTCACCCCAAGAAAAGATTGTGAGCACTTGCCCGAAAAGAAAGATTATAAGCACTTGGCTGAACCAGTTCAGGCGCATCATGTGTCGGACAGTAGATATCGTTCGTCGAAATCTAGGCAAGCCCTGCTTATGGCAGAAGCCATCGAGGAGAATCATTCCACTGCATACCATAGTTTAGAACCGAAAATATCTCAGGAAGTCAGGGAAAATTCTGTGGCCTTTGAGCCCATCAATACTCTTCCACTGTCGGAACTCATTGAAGAAAGTAAGGCAGCAATTCGGACGTCTAAAGCCCGCCAAACTCTGCCCTTGGCCGCTCCCATGGAGGTAGAGGGGGAGGAGCCCCCGACAGAACCACCTCTCGAGGAGTCTACAAAAGTGGCTCCAAGTCGTGGCTCCCGAGCTCAACAGACGTTGATCATGTCGGAATCTATggaagagcaggaggaggaagtggACTTTCACAGTCCCATCCAATCAATAAGAACTCATCCGGAGCTCCTTCCAATCACACCCATGCTGAGACTAAACGGATCAGGGTCAGTTTGTTCCATGGATGAATTTGAACTGTTTGAGGAGGAGAGCAAGCAGGCGGCTACGCCTCGCGGTCCGTTTCAGAAGGCGTCGGTATTGCTACGGAAAATACACTCCATGGGTGAGTCCATGAAAATGAGTTTCGAGGAAGATACCTCAGGATGTGGCACTCCTATACGGCACAGTGGAAATGCCAAGCGATTATCGGACCACCTCACGCCTAATCTGCCAGAGGCCAAGAAGCGTAATACCCATCTCTTTGCGGACAGTAAAACGGagcaggagatggagatggagatggacaTGAGTGTTTCCATTAAAGAAGTGACGACAGCGGTGGACAAGAACTGTGACCTTATCTTACGGCCCCAACGCCCCGTATTGGAGCAGAGACCCGTCACTATTTCGGATGTGTCCGCCTACTTCCAAGCTCAGCCGTGCAAGGTGAAGAAGAAGCCGGCTGAGAGTAAGACAGAGAAGGAGGACGAGGAGAAGCGCGACACTTGCCCCAGGTATAGTGGAAGCTCCACAGATCGTTCGTTCAAGAGCTACGAACCCACAAACAAGAGATTCATCAATCTATCCGGTGACACGAACTCTTCGACTGCCCTAATGGGTACCATCAGTGTCGATGAAATGGAGACTAGTCATATAGATAAAGTTCGGCTCAGTTTGGTCTCCACTCTGGCTGATGAACCGGACACAGATGAGGAAGCACCAGTTGAAGGCGCAGCGGCACTGGCCAAACAGCCTCAGCCAGAGCCTGAGTCCTGCCAGGAGCAGCAAGCGAGCTCTCGAGTGGTGGCTGCTGGGTCCAGCGCATCCTGCAGGAAATGCATGAACTGCAGGAGATCCCTGAATGAGACAAGGCTTAGCAACGACTCCTTTGTCCTGCCCTCCCAGCCCCAGTGGGATCTGACGCGGGAAATAGAAATGCTGCGACGCGTGAGAGCGAGGCCCAACCTGGATGATGTGCACAAGTATTGGGAAATGAAAGAGCAGGAGAGGCAGACGATCGCCCTGGAGAAAGAGCTGGACAACTCGAGAGATGCGTCCGATGAGGAGGAGTTCAGCGAGTGGGACGTGAACGAGGTGATGGCGGGATACAACAGGAAGATGGAAAG ATTCAAGCGCAACCTGGCCGATAACCCGGACATTTTGCAGCAGGCTCTCGTTCGATTTGAACCAGTGGAAACTTTCTTTGATCGCTTGGCTGGCCTGTTGACCGAGCAGCAACCCAACTGGATATTTGACTATCAGCTAAAGATATCGCGCAAATTGATCTTCACCCATCGACTGCTTACCACATTTCGCCTGATTGTTGACTATGAGACAGTGGACGACTTGGAGACTGCTATAAGGGTATGCGCCCTCAACGTGGAGCAGGCCACACTCATTTTGCCACTGCAGAGTTGGACAGCGTTTGAGCATCTGCTCGACTTTCAGCTGCAGCTCAAGCTGCCAGTGAGTCACACCGACTCCATTGAGGGGAGCAGCGTGGAGGCATTCGCACAATTTCTGCAACGCACAGATACAATTTGTGTGGACGTACTACGCACATTCCACAAATTGTTGAAGGTTCTTACAACCACAAAGGCGAGTCTTCTGAG GCAGGGGAATCAAATGGTTATAAAAAAGACTGTGCGCAGGCGTATTGAGATGGATACACGTACGGCAATTGAGAAGACCGATTTCGTAATTGAAGTTGCCAATGTTGAAGGAATTTCGTTCAGAGATATTCTGCACCCAAGAATACATTTATTCAACGAAAATATTCAGTACCTGCCAGTGGGAGTGGCTTTCTTAGAAGAATTTCTAGATCATCCTGAACAGTATCTCAAAACTTAA
- the Spc105R gene encoding uncharacterized protein Spc105R isoform X9 — MDKKNRRSSLRRQPPTKEDDQTATSTMQNSMLKRRISFSGKKSVRVFVNTEEPHYWENSYELSDCTNGEDNSKEQAPKTGPSRQAPTADKENVHIDMTLNLRTSIDVPMFPCETNRDPPNCSVPRESLFAESFSLSSIGREKLKDKLYSHRITDKTIDLMQITSKVGDDCSLDLSTLKKEHMKGQPTTFVSDSLMDITPLGFVDPVAASVPVPVEKDNDNPVQKSFKEVEECRKDSQRQGDISFDCDINDFSARDRMPSNGSSDTDSNNSTINYLGDESALIPFDMISGNNISKKLNFRQLNDDLEAGKIKVFANGPRTPTTDPRAKQKKFWHGLDEDLDQDQQHKDINIRSIKPRGPLNFSVNMTMSPLAQATPVARVAPLPREKLKIPDDKRKYRLSQADEVMLDNTNFLAHAKLGDETQSRNSSKIFTRRETTYESLELDVGLPNRSSSCSQNFPPSTMQEAASKHSKPRQTIHLPAKMEQDVFQVEQAATAIPPGRSSSSSARRTLNLNESMDQDIVEEKAIVTQSEVNVTHKGAKSKRRETLLMEESMEEDIISPLKELHLKASAPPKEKEKSKTRQTLHLAKPLEEDEALPRNAATTVAIGKDSKHLAEAVQERLPMGNHRYKARQTILQAEPIEEDFTGTGATRKDYEHLPEARYKARQTILQAEPIEEDVTAPGATRKDYEHLPEAVQKHLPMANHRYKARQTILQAEPIEEDVTAPGATRKDYEHLPEARYKARQTILQAEPIEEDVTAPGATRKDYEHLPEAVQKHLPMANHRYKARQTILQAEPIEEDVTAPGATRKDYEHLPEAIQKHLPTGNHRYKARQTILQAEPIEEDVTAPEATRKDYEHLPEAVQKHLPTGNHRYKARQTILQAEPVEEDVTRKDYEHLPEAIKEHLPTGNHRYKCRQTILQAEPIEEDVTPRKDCEHLPEKKDYKHLAEPVQAHHVSDSRYRSSKSRQALLMAEAIEENHSTAYHSLEPKISQEVRENSVAFEPINTLPLSELIEESKAAIRTSKARQTLPLAAPMEVEGEEPPTEPPLEESTKVAPSRGSRAQQTLIMSESMEEQEEEVDFHSPIQSIRTHPELLPITPMLRLNGSGSVCSMDEFELFEEESKQAATPRGPFQKASVLLRKIHSMGESMKMSFEEDTSGCGTPIRHSGNAKRLSDHLTPNLPEAKKRNTHLFADSKTEQEMEMEMDMSVSIKEVTTAVDKNCDLILRPQRPVLEQRPVTISDVSAYFQAQPCKVKKKPAESKTEKEDEEKRDTCPRYSGSSTDRSFKSYEPTNKRFINLSGDTNSSTALMGTISVDEMETSHIDKVRLSLVSTLADEPDTDEEAPVEGAAALAKQPQPEPESCQEQQASSRVVAAGSSASCRKCMNCRRSLNETRLSNDSFVLPSQPQWDLTREIEMLRRVRARPNLDDVHKYWEMKEQERQTIALEKELDNSRDASDEEEFSEWDVNEVMAGYNRKMERFKRNLADNPDILQQALVRFEPVETFFDRLAGLLTEQQPNWIFDYQLKISRKLIFTHRLLTTFRLIVDYETVDDLETAIRVCALNVEQATLILPLQSWTAFEHLLDFQLQLKLPVSHTDSIEGSSVEAFAQFLQRTDTICVDVLRTFHKLLKVLTTTKASLLRQGNQMVIKKTVRRRIEMDTRTAIEKTDFVIEVANVEGISFRDILHPRIHLFNENIQYLPVGVAFLEEFLDHPEQYLKT, encoded by the exons ATGGATAAAAAAAATCGGAGAAGTTCG CTGCGGCGGCAACCGCCAACCAAAGAAGACGATCAGACAGCGACATCTACAATGCAGAATTCCATGCTAAAGCGTCGTATCAGCTTTAGTGGCAAGAAGTCCGTGAG GGTGTTCGTGAATACAGAGGAGCCTCACTATTGGGAAAACTCCTACGAATTATCGGATTGCACCAATGGCGAAGACAACAGCAAAGAGCAGGCACCAAAAACCGGCCCCAGCCGGCAAGCGCCGACAGCGGACAAGGAGAATGTGCATATTGATATGACGTTGAATCTGAGGACGAGCATCGATGTGCCCATGTTTCCATGCGAAACGAATCGTGATCCCCCCAATTGTTCGGTGCCCCGCGAGTCGCTATTTGCCGAGagcttctctctctcctcgaTTGGACGGGAAAAGCTAAAGGACAAGCTGTACAGCCATCGAATTACGGACAAGACCATAGATCTGATGCAGATCACATCCAAAGTTGGCGACGACTGCTCGTTGGATTTGTCCACGCTTAAAAAGGAACATATGAAAGGACAACCAACGACATTTGTGAGTGATTCCTTAATGGACATCACGCCACTGGGATTCGTCGATCCAGTTGCTGCTTCTGTCCCCGTTCCAGTAGAAAAGGATAATGATAATCCTGTACAGAAATCGTTTAAGGAGGTGGAAGAGTGCCGAAAGGACAGCCAGAGGCAGGGAGATATATCCTTTGACTGTGACATTAATG ATTTCAGTGCCAGAGACCGAATGCCGTCGAATGGTTCCTCCGATACAGACTCCAACAATAGCACCATCAACTATCTGGGAGACGAGTCTGCTCTCATTCCATTCGACATGATTTCTGGGAATAACATCAGCAAGAAGCTGAACTTTCGTCAGCTGAACGATGACCTGGAAGCGGGAAAGATTAAGGTATTTGCGAACGGCCCCAGGACCCCGACCACCGATCCCAGGGCCAAACAGAAGAAGTTCTGGCATGGACTGGATGAGGATCTTGATCAGGACCAGCAACATAAGGACATCAACATAAGGAGCATTAAGCCGCGTGGCCCTTTAAATTTCAGTGTGAATATGACTATGTCCCCCTTGGCACAAGCAACGCCAGTGGCAAGGGTAGCGCCATTGCCGAGGGAAAAGCTGAAGATACCGGATGACAAGCGCAAGTATCGACTCTCGCAGGCGGATGAGGTGATGCTAGACAACACGAACTTCCTGGCACATGCCAAATTGGGTGATGAGACCCAATCCCGAAATAGTTCCAAGATCTTCACGAGGAGAGAGACAACATATGAGAGCTTGGAGCTCGATGTGGGACTGCccaacaggagcagcagctgcagccagaACTTCCCTCCATCCACTATGCAGGAGGCAGCATCGAAGCACTCCAAGCCCAGACAGACCATTCATCTGCCTGCGAAAATGGAGCAGGATGTGTTTCAGGTGGAACAAGCTGCTACCGCCATCCCTCCAGggcgctcctcctcctcctctgccagACGTACCTTGAACCTGAACGAGTCCATGGACCAAGACATTGTCGAAGAGAAAGCCATAGTCACCCAATCAGAGGTTAACGTCACGCACAAAGGCGCCAAATCGAAACGTAGAGAGACTTTGCTCATGGAGGAAAGCATGGAAGAGGATATTATAAGTCCCCTCAAGGAGCTGCATCTCAAGGCAAGTGCTCCTCCCAAGGAAAAGGAGAAATCTAAGACCCGTCAAACTCTCCACTTGGCGAAACCGTTGGAGGAAGACGAAGCCCTCCCTCGGAATGCTGCAACCACTGTGGCCATAGGGAAAGATAGTAAGCACCTGGCTGAAGCCGTTCAGGAGCGTCTACCAATGGGTAATCATAGATACAAAGCTAGGCAGACTATTCTTCAGGCGGAGCCAATAGAGGAAGATTTCACTGGCACTGGGGCCACAAGGAAAGATTATGAGCACCTGCCCGAAGCAAGATACAAAGCTAGGCAGACTATTCTTCAGGCGGAGCCAATAGAGGAGGATGTCACTGCCCCTGGAGCCACAAGGAAAG ATTATGAGCACCTGCCCGAAGCGGTTCAGAAGCATCTACCAATGGCAAATCATAGATACAAAGCTCGGCAGACTATTCTTCAGGCGGAGCCAATAGAG GAGGATGTCACTGCCCCTGGAGCCACAAGGAAAGATTATGAGCACCTGCCCGAAGCAAGATACAAAGCTAGGCAGACTATTCTTCAGGCGGAGCCAATAGAGGAGGATGTCACTGCCCCTGGAGCCACAAGGAAAGATTATGAGCACCTGCCCGAAGCGGTTCAGAAGCATCTACCAATGGCAAATCATAGATACAAAGCTCGGCAGACTATTCTTCAGGCGGAGCCAATAGAG GAGGATGTCACTGCCCCTGGAGCCACAAGGAAAGATTATGAGCACCTGCCCGAAGCGATTCAGAAGCATCTACCAACGGGAAATCATAGATACAAAGCTCGGCAGACTATTCTTCAGGCGGAGCCAATAGAGGAGGATGTCACTGCCCCTGAAGCCACAAGGAAAGATTATGAGCACCTGCCCGAAGCGGTTCAGAAGCATCTACCAACGGGAAATCATAGATACAAAGCTCGGCAGACTATTCTTCAGGCGGAACCAGTAGAGGAAGATGTCACAAGGAAAGATTATGAGCACCTGCCCGAAGCAATTAAGGAGCATCTACCAACGGGAAATCATAGATACAAATGTCGGCAGACTATTCTGCAGGCGGAGCCAATAGAGGAGGATGTCACCCCAAGAAAAGATTGTGAGCACTTGCCCGAAAAGAAAGATTATAAGCACTTGGCTGAACCAGTTCAGGCGCATCATGTGTCGGACAGTAGATATCGTTCGTCGAAATCTAGGCAAGCCCTGCTTATGGCAGAAGCCATCGAGGAGAATCATTCCACTGCATACCATAGTTTAGAACCGAAAATATCTCAGGAAGTCAGGGAAAATTCTGTGGCCTTTGAGCCCATCAATACTCTTCCACTGTCGGAACTCATTGAAGAAAGTAAGGCAGCAATTCGGACGTCTAAAGCCCGCCAAACTCTGCCCTTGGCCGCTCCCATGGAGGTAGAGGGGGAGGAGCCCCCGACAGAACCACCTCTCGAGGAGTCTACAAAAGTGGCTCCAAGTCGTGGCTCCCGAGCTCAACAGACGTTGATCATGTCGGAATCTATggaagagcaggaggaggaagtggACTTTCACAGTCCCATCCAATCAATAAGAACTCATCCGGAGCTCCTTCCAATCACACCCATGCTGAGACTAAACGGATCAGGGTCAGTTTGTTCCATGGATGAATTTGAACTGTTTGAGGAGGAGAGCAAGCAGGCGGCTACGCCTCGCGGTCCGTTTCAGAAGGCGTCGGTATTGCTACGGAAAATACACTCCATGGGTGAGTCCATGAAAATGAGTTTCGAGGAAGATACCTCAGGATGTGGCACTCCTATACGGCACAGTGGAAATGCCAAGCGATTATCGGACCACCTCACGCCTAATCTGCCAGAGGCCAAGAAGCGTAATACCCATCTCTTTGCGGACAGTAAAACGGagcaggagatggagatggagatggacaTGAGTGTTTCCATTAAAGAAGTGACGACAGCGGTGGACAAGAACTGTGACCTTATCTTACGGCCCCAACGCCCCGTATTGGAGCAGAGACCCGTCACTATTTCGGATGTGTCCGCCTACTTCCAAGCTCAGCCGTGCAAGGTGAAGAAGAAGCCGGCTGAGAGTAAGACAGAGAAGGAGGACGAGGAGAAGCGCGACACTTGCCCCAGGTATAGTGGAAGCTCCACAGATCGTTCGTTCAAGAGCTACGAACCCACAAACAAGAGATTCATCAATCTATCCGGTGACACGAACTCTTCGACTGCCCTAATGGGTACCATCAGTGTCGATGAAATGGAGACTAGTCATATAGATAAAGTTCGGCTCAGTTTGGTCTCCACTCTGGCTGATGAACCGGACACAGATGAGGAAGCACCAGTTGAAGGCGCAGCGGCACTGGCCAAACAGCCTCAGCCAGAGCCTGAGTCCTGCCAGGAGCAGCAAGCGAGCTCTCGAGTGGTGGCTGCTGGGTCCAGCGCATCCTGCAGGAAATGCATGAACTGCAGGAGATCCCTGAATGAGACAAGGCTTAGCAACGACTCCTTTGTCCTGCCCTCCCAGCCCCAGTGGGATCTGACGCGGGAAATAGAAATGCTGCGACGCGTGAGAGCGAGGCCCAACCTGGATGATGTGCACAAGTATTGGGAAATGAAAGAGCAGGAGAGGCAGACGATCGCCCTGGAGAAAGAGCTGGACAACTCGAGAGATGCGTCCGATGAGGAGGAGTTCAGCGAGTGGGACGTGAACGAGGTGATGGCGGGATACAACAGGAAGATGGAAAG ATTCAAGCGCAACCTGGCCGATAACCCGGACATTTTGCAGCAGGCTCTCGTTCGATTTGAACCAGTGGAAACTTTCTTTGATCGCTTGGCTGGCCTGTTGACCGAGCAGCAACCCAACTGGATATTTGACTATCAGCTAAAGATATCGCGCAAATTGATCTTCACCCATCGACTGCTTACCACATTTCGCCTGATTGTTGACTATGAGACAGTGGACGACTTGGAGACTGCTATAAGGGTATGCGCCCTCAACGTGGAGCAGGCCACACTCATTTTGCCACTGCAGAGTTGGACAGCGTTTGAGCATCTGCTCGACTTTCAGCTGCAGCTCAAGCTGCCAGTGAGTCACACCGACTCCATTGAGGGGAGCAGCGTGGAGGCATTCGCACAATTTCTGCAACGCACAGATACAATTTGTGTGGACGTACTACGCACATTCCACAAATTGTTGAAGGTTCTTACAACCACAAAGGCGAGTCTTCTGAG GCAGGGGAATCAAATGGTTATAAAAAAGACTGTGCGCAGGCGTATTGAGATGGATACACGTACGGCAATTGAGAAGACCGATTTCGTAATTGAAGTTGCCAATGTTGAAGGAATTTCGTTCAGAGATATTCTGCACCCAAGAATACATTTATTCAACGAAAATATTCAGTACCTGCCAGTGGGAGTGGCTTTCTTAGAAGAATTTCTAGATCATCCTGAACAGTATCTCAAAACTTAA